From one Triticum urartu cultivar G1812 chromosome 3, Tu2.1, whole genome shotgun sequence genomic stretch:
- the LOC125544243 gene encoding uncharacterized protein LOC125544243: MSDHHLAGDHHSSPASTATTALGTLLLLPSELLHEILIRLALPELLRVRSVARPLSHLISSPDFRRFYHLSSVSSGPAPAAAWLLVFKKLPPRGAALRGFHGPSGRWFRIPVSDIISPAVPPGEDLYFLAASGSSFLFAANGRRELVVVDLSAQSARRLPPSPLGPRGTSSWRRFGLKLVADPPGSSQFRFLFAEMVNNTPVLFEYQSDTDAWQSSEAVLANGPAAPAGPDGDGTYLCAAHAGPDCVMVYSGPGVDRPVFFRPGFPHNPNAGGHGDRLHVYGDGSAVVVRSTVIDEPSRTRVKVVAGVDLYGLGSEVGGDWQLVSTVPGELIEGFRKPYAVMTGLLAEREGVMRLVLISNCRGAWDLVWLSYDRARGEWRWVPVPDWGGAKGLNMAGIAVSSTFSRLWPPAPTICR, translated from the exons ATGTCCGACCACcacctcgccggcgaccaccactcCTCCCCGGCGAGCACCGCCACCACGGCCCTCGGGACCCTGCTGCTCCTGCCGTCGGAGCTCCTCCACGAGATCCTCATCCGCCTCGCGCTCCCGGAGCTGCTCCGCGTCCGCTCCGTCGCCCGTCCCCTGTCCCACCTCATCTCCTCCCCGGACTTCCGCCGCTTCTACCACCTGTCCTCCGTCTCGTCCGGACCCGCCCCGGCCGCCGCGTGGCTCCTTGTGTTCAAGAAGCTCCCGCCCCGCGGCGCCGCGCTACGGGGCTTCCACGGGCCGTCCGGCCGCTGGTTCCGCATCCCCGTCTCGGACATCATCTCCCCCGCCGTGCCGCCGGGAGAGGACCTCTACTTCCTCGCCGCATCCGGCAGCTCCTTCCTGTTCGCTGCCAACGGCCGCCGCGAGCTCGTGGTGGTTGACCTCTCGGCCCAGTCGGCCCGGCGCCTCCCGCCGTCCCCGCTCGGCCCCCGCGGCACCTCGTCCTGGCGTCGCTTCGGCCTCAAGCTCGTGGCCGATCCCCCCGGATCAAGCCAGTTTAG GTTTCTCTTCGCCGAGATGGTGAACAACACGCCCGTTCTCTTCGAGTACCAGTCTGACACCGACGCGTGGCAATCATCGGAGGCGGTGCTGGCAAATGGTCCCGCCGCACCGGCAGGTCCCGACGGGGACGGCACGTACCTGTGCGCTGCCCACGCCGGGCCGGACTGCGTGATGGTGTACTCGGGCCCGGGCGTCGACAGGCCGGTCTTCTTCCGGCCGGGGTTCCCGCACAACCCAAACGCCGGCGGCCACGGCGATCGGCTCCACGTGTACGGCGACGGCAGCGCCGTGGTGGTCCGATCAACGGTGATCGACGAGCCGAGCCGGACCCGGGTGAAGGTGGTGGCGGGCGTGGACCTGTACGGGCTCGGATCGGAGGTGGGAGGCGACTGGCAGCTGGTGTCCACGGTGCCGGGCGAGCTGATCGAAGGGTTCAGGAAGCCGTACGCCGTGATGACGGGGCTGCTGGCGGAGAGGGAGGGTGTCATGAGGCTGGTGCTCATCTCCAACTGCAGGGGCGCGTGGGACCTGGTGTGGCTGTCGTACGACCGCGCGCGGGGCGAGTGGAGGTGGGTGCCGGTGCCGGACTGGGGCGGCGCCAAGGGACTCAACATGGCCGGCATCGCCGTGTCGTCCACCTTCTCTCGTCTCTGGCCGCCGGCGCCAACCATCTGCCGCTGA
- the LOC125544245 gene encoding plastidic ATP/ADP-transporter-like: MESLALLSAKPGLSLRAGPRLPLPRLRAARASLSTASSSRPAALQSPLLSSRPPSSQDAILGYGLLKRRTSAGAGVSCSAAAAAAVPQPPAQPEVKKFLGVGLPTLKKIVPLGLMFFCILFNYTILRDTKDVLVVTAKGSSAEIIPFLKTWVNLPMAIGFMLAYSKLSDVLSREALFYTVIFPFIAFFGLFGFVLYPLRDAIHPTALADKLLAALGPSFLGPVAILRIWSFCLFYVMAELWGSVVVSVLFWGFANQITTIDEAKEFYPLFGLGANIALIFSGRTVKYFSNLRKTMGPGVDGWEVSLKGMMGIVVLLGLVITSIYWGVNKLVLNDPSLPKSDHKKKKNKPKLSMKESMKVLISSKYVRDLATLVVAYGISINLVEVTWKSKLKAQFPSPNEYSSFMGDFSTATGIATFTMMLLGRIIFQRFGWGVAAMITPTVLLLTGVGFFSLILFGQPLTPLLATWGMTPLLAAVYVGALQNIFSKSAKYSLFDPCKEMAYIPLDGDMKLKGKAAIDVVCNPLGKSGGALIQQFLILIFGSLANSTPYLGGILLVIVLAWLGAARSLDKQFSSLAKEDLRKEMSKEKVETAALKEPEAATDVLVEQSNGTENSPSNSSPAQ; this comes from the exons ATGGAGTCGCTCGCCCTCCTCAGCGCCAAGCCCGGCCTCTCTCTCCGGGCGGGGCCCCGCCTCCCGCTCCCGCGCCTCCGGGCCGCCCGCGCGTCCCTCTCCACCGCGTCCAGCTCCAGGCCCGCCGCCCTCCAGTCCCCACTCCTCTCGTCGAGGCCCCCCTCCTCGCAGGACGCCATCCTGGGGTATGGGCTCTTGAAGCGCAGGACCAGTGCTGGTGCTGGCGTCTCTTGCAgcgcggcggccgcggcggcggtgCCGCAGCCCCCGGCGCAGCCGGAGGTCAAGAAGTTCCTCGGCGTGGGCCTCCCGACGCTCAAGAAGATCGTGCCCCTGGGCCTGATGTTCTTCTGCATCCTCTTCAACTACACCATCCTTCGGGACACCAAGGACGTGCTGGTGGTCACCGCCAAGGGGAGCAGCGCGGAAATCATCCCCTTCCTCAAGACCTGGGTCAACCTGCCCATGGCCATCGGCTTCATGCTCGCATACTCCAAGCTCTCCGACGTGCTCTCCCGGGAGGCGCTCTTCTACACCGTCATATTCCCCTTCATCGCCTTCTTCGGCCTCTTCGGCTTCGTGCTCTACCCGCTCAGGGATGCCATCCATCCCACCGCCCTCGCCGACAAGCTTCTGGCGGCGCTCGGCCCGAGCTTCCTTGGACCGGTAGCTATCCTCAGGATTTGGAGCTTCTGCTTATTCTATGTCATGGCCGAGCTGTGGGGCAGCGTCGTCGTCTCTGTCCTCTTCTGGGGTTTTGCCAACCAG ATCACCACAATCGATGAAGCAAAAGAATTCTACCCTCTATTTGGCCTTGGGGCAAATATTGCCCTTATCTTTTCTGGGCGTACTGTCAAATATTTCTCAAATTTGCGGAAGACAATGGGTCCAGGAGTTGATGGTTGGGAGGTATCTTTGAAAGGAATGATGGGCATAGTGGTACTTCTTGGGCTTGTCATTACTTCCATCTATTGGGGAGTGAACAAACTTGTGTTGAATGATCCTTCTCTTCCAAAATCTGACCACAAGAAGAAAAAG AACAAACCTAAGCTTAGCATGAAAGAGAGTATGAAAGTTCTGATCTCTTCAAAATATGTGAGGGACCTTGCTACCTTAGTCGTTGCATATGGCATTAGTATCAATCTTGTGGAAGTCACATGGAAATCGAAGCTCAAGGCACAG TTCCCCAGTCCAAACGAGTACTCATCTTTCATGGGTGATTTCTCTACCGCAACTGGAATTGCAACTTTCACAATGATGCTGTTAGGTCGGATTATATTCCAAAGATTTGGCTGGGGAGTGGCTGCCATGATCACCCCCACAGTTTTGTTGCTGACTGGCGTtggtttcttctctctgattttgtTTGGGCAACCACTGACTCCCCTGCTTGCCACGTGGGGTATGACCCCTCTTCTTGCGGCTGTTTATGTGGGTGCGCTGCAGAACATATTTAGCAAGAGTGCAAAGTACAGTTTATTCGACCCGTGCAAGGAAATGGCCTATATTCCTTTGGATGGAGATATGAAG TTGAAGGGAAAGGCAGCCATTGATGTTGTTTGCAACCCATTGGGCAAGTCGGGTGGTGCGCTGATCCAACAGTTTTTGATCCTGATATTTGGCTCTTTGGCAAACTCGACCCCCTACCTTGGCGGTATACTGTTGGTCATCGTGCTTGCATGGCTAGGCGCGGCAAGATCATTGGACAAGCAATTCTCAAGCTTGGCCAAAGAGGATCTCAGAAAGGAGATGTCAAAAGAGAAAGTAGAAACGGCGGCACTGAAGGAACCTGAGGCGGCTACTGATGTATTGGTGGAGCAATCAAATGGAACTGAGAACTCACCATCCAACTCATCTCCAGCTCAATAG